AACTTCTATATTAGAAAAGATCTACTCCGACTATTAGGAAACGATGATTTCATCACCATTCGGCGTGAGAGCTTATTTTATCAAGACTTTTAAGTGTGAAGATGTGAAATGCATTAAACAAAATTAACAATCTTGGTATAGGGGCGACATGATTTAGTAGAGGGGCGACAtgataataggacaaaaagggtcattacaagatcattcaaggtgtcccttataaaaaaaactagaaatgacaaattaaccctcatcattgataacctagtttagtgatgataatcaagtttagtgttaatgattaatttcacttctattaactcaaaatcaaaacaaaatcagatttttagagttaaaaaaaagttcagaggagaagaaaaagaaaatcttttgtgatatttgtgaaaccctagattttgattcactcaaccaaaatgagtgattccagtgattccagtaaccctagattttgattcactcaaccaaaatgagtgattccagtgattCCAGTAATCCTagattttcagaagaacttacggttgcaatTTTGCTTGTGACCAACGGTAACTCTtggttacggttcgtaatttatcgaataccaaccgtaactggttaaatttggggaagatccaatcgtaaaaccagttacggttggtaattaaatttggacaacaaccgtaactaaattacggttggtaactaatgaatcgagaccaaACGTaactatcctacggttggtgtgccaacttaacttttgaaccgtaaatcattatttgataaGTTCTTAAGACACAagattatttacggttggtatggttgtttgagtaacaaaccgtaactcaattacggttgataaatatgatgcacatacaaaccgtaactgaacatatttctcaaaattaagAACTTACGTTTGGTATTTGAGTTTAAACCAACCGtacaatcaatccaatctacagttacggttcgtatttgagttattaccaatcgtaactcacatgcaaccagaaatttcaatttcaattttcatacaaaaccctaatttttgatacaaaattaacttaaatccaacaaACAAACTAAACCCTAACAGGGTTTTTCCAAACTTTTTCAAATCGCCggttaatcgaagacgatgaaattttcagttttaacggaggttacggttgatggaggagaagaaaagatgaagaagaagatgaaaaaaaaactgatttgattttttcttattcattaggtttaaaaaaaaattgatttgatttgggTTGATTTAAGGTAAAAAGAGTAATCTAATCAATTTACAACCCTTTAGGACATCCCTAACCAACTAAAGGATCACGGTACCGCCCCTCTACTCTTTAGCATATTGTTTTGAGTAAGGGTAAAAACTAAAAAGGAACCAAGGAAACTCCACCGCAGTGCGTTACAGTTCCCTATGCCTTTGTCTCCCTCTCTCTCCGAGTCTTTCCCCTTGTTTATGTCGAAATTTTAAACCCTAGCCCCAATTTTTCACTCACTATCTCCATCTCTGTTTCCATCACTGTAATCTCCATGGATTTCAGATTCCGACCTGAAAATAGAAATGCTCCGTCTCCTCCATACTTCTTTCCTCCCAATTCCCATAACATTAATTATTTCGCAGAACAAGCAATGCGAGGTATGATTCACTAAATCAatacaaaaccttgatttgagTTTTTTGATACTAATTCTTTTgcctgattttgtttttttttcagcTGGTTATTTCAACAATGGTATTATAAGTAGAGATTTCTTTAGTGATTCAAATCCTGTTAGAGAAGAAGCAATTCAAAGGGAAATTGAAAAAAGAAGAATTCGTGAAGAGATAATTGCAGCTGAACTTATCCGTAGACGtgaattagaagatgaagttAGAAGAGAAATGGCTATGGAGAGACAATTAGGGTTTCCATTACTTAATAATCAAGTCGTTGATAATAATCTTAATAATCAAATTATTGATGCTTCTTCTTCTAGGTTACAGGACAGATTTTCAATCTCATTACAACCTGAAGTTGGAAGCTTTGGCAGGTTACCATTTCAGAGGCATCCTGATGGAGTTAAAATCACTGAGGTTGGTAAGAGGAATTCGTTTTACATTTTAAGTAAAATTGATTgaaattttttttcccttcatttGGTTTGATGCAATCTGGTGTGTGTTGAAATGATTATGATGAGTAATCGGATTTTCCTAATTTCAGGATTCTAGAAAGCTAGAGCCAATcagaaaagccaaaaaaaaaagattgtaaAAAAGCTACACTGTGTTTACCTGAAGTAGTAAACATTCAAACTAGAATCTTATGAAATTtgatttaaatttttttccagattGGGTAATGTTGTCAAGTAAGAAAGTATGATATGTTTTGACAGTCTTTTTTCATTGCTGTTTTGTTATAATAACTGTGCCTCTCTTTTCAAGGTCAAACTCTAGGTTTTCATTTTGGAAATATATCTTTGCGTGAAAGAATTGTCATGTTTCTAATGTCTACCCAAGCATATTTATTAGCAAGGGTTTAATAGGCAAAAGGAGCAAAACCCCACCAACCATATGAGGCTTCTTTGAAACTACATCCTTGCAGTCCTCATTCATTTTGTTTTCTCTGAAGAAATACAAATTGTAGGTAGGATACTGCTATTTTGCACATTTTGCTAGACAGATTAGGGATGTGATAAATTTCATGCCACTTTGGGTTCGCAGTGTCATAAAATCATGTTGGCCAGCTGCATATCAGGGGGTGACATTTGGTTTATTGGAACCTAAAATTGTGTTGCGAATTTGTACAAATAGAATTAGTAGTTGTGGTTTTCATCCATGGTGGGTAGTTGATGACCAAGAACTACAGTTAAGCTTTCCACTTATAAATCTTAGGTACAGAGTTTTTTTTATTTCGTGGAATTAGATGGTGTGGGTTTTGTTCATATGAGTTATGCTAAATGCACCTGTAGCTGCCTTCTGCAATACCTTTGTGGCTCTAACCATCCTGTTCAATTAACTGTGTGACAAAGAACAAGAAATGTTCATTCTTTTCTTAATATCTCTTAAGAAATGTGTTTTCCTTAACCagaaataattttgattttctttatccCTGATTATGTACTTGCAATGGCTAATAAGCAAGGCCATTGATCTTGCTAATAAATACAACGTTATGGTATGCTTCATGGTGATCAATTTACTAGGAAGAGTTCAGTgttgtttttaaaatttttaagCATGCTCATCTCCGGATCATGTTGCTGGAAACGTATGATTTgggtgttttttttcttctcttggtTTGTCCATTAAGTACGGTTTCAGTCACAAAGTGCATACTAATTCCAGAAGAGAAACTTTCTTTATAAAATCGCTGTACTCTTGCTATTTAGGCTGAAAGTACAAATGTGACTGCACCTAAAAGTAAGGCAAGGTAAATATGATGTTTTAGTTACAGAAAATGGTGTCGTTGACACAGAAAAAATTGTAATGACTATTACCATTCATCAGATAACAGTTATTCCATGTAGAATCCCTGATAAGGCTGTCCATGACTGTTTCGTTGCAGCTTAAGCCGGCAATCCCCAGCATTACTGGGATCAAGAGAAAAATAACCGCGATTGGAGTTAATGGGTTTGCTTTATGTAGTTCGAAGAAGAAACCTCAAAAGGAATGGAGCTGTGCTCTCTGTGAGGTAAGTGCCACCAGTGAGAAGGCTCTGGACTCCCACCTACAAGGTAGAAAGCACAAGGCCAGAGAACTAGGACTGATGAGAGCAAAGGGAGCAATAAGTTTGGATATTGAAGGCTCTGGTGTGTCGAAGCACAGTGATGAACTAGACCTTGCAAATGCCAGTAGCAGTTCAGTATTAGGTGACGAGGGAAAAAAGATTCCAGCGGAGCAGATGAATGACATAGAATCAGTTCAGAAAGACAAAGCTGCAAATGAGCATAAGCAGAGTGACCATCTCCAAGGTgaggaagatgaagacgatgaggcCGAACTGAATATGAAGGGAGTAGAGAACAAGGATATTGAGAGCTCCATTACATTTGCAGAGAAGCCAAAGATCGATAGTAGGTCTAGTCCAATTGGCGGGAAAGTGCACATTGAGGGCTCCATTACATTGCCGGAGAAGCCAGAGGGGTCAAAGATTAATAGCAGGTGCAATCCAGTTGGTGGGAAAATGCCAGCGAAAGCTATGAAGTCAGAGAATAGTGGGGAAGCAATACTGCAGAAAAATCAGAATCCTGAAGATGTAAAGAAATTTTTTAAATTCTGGTGCGAACATTGTCAAATAGGGTGCCGGAGTGCAATTAATATGGCTGTCCATGAAAAGGGAAAAAAACACATCGCTCAGATTCGGACATTGAAGCAAGATAATGAGGATGTTAAATTGGACGTTGGGAAAAATGTGAAGTCAGTAGTAAAGCAAGAAGATTTCAAGGAAAAGTTCAAATATTGGTGTGAACAATGCCAGGTTGGGTGCAGAACTGAGAAAATGTTGGTCAGTCATGAGAAGGGAAAAAAACACATGGCTCGATTGCGGGTTGTAGAGCAAGATGTTCACGCTGTTGAAGCCTCTGAGGCTAATATTGGCAAAGCAGAAGCAGTTGATTTTTTAAATGAGGAGGCAACAGAAAATGTTTATGGGAAAGAGCACACTCCagccaccaccacaaccatcGCTGCAATTACTGATGCTACTGTTGAAATGTCAAATGAGATAGTGATGAACAATATTGATGGGGAAGTTGATGAAAACAGAGAGCCTTTagccaccaccacaaccatcaCAGCCATTACTGCTGCTACTAGTGAAATCCCAGACGACGAAGTGATGATAAATGTTGGTGGGGAAGTAAATGAACAAGAGGCTTTAGCCGACGCCACAACCATGACACCTGTTACTG
This is a stretch of genomic DNA from Papaver somniferum cultivar HN1 chromosome 1, ASM357369v1, whole genome shotgun sequence. It encodes these proteins:
- the LOC113319841 gene encoding uncharacterized protein LOC113319841 isoform X2; the encoded protein is MLLLLGYRTDFQSHYNLKLEALAGYHFRGILMELKSLRLLKPAIPSITGIKRKITAIGVNGFALCSSKKKPQKEWSCALCEVSATSEKALDSHLQGRKHKARELGLMRAKGAISLDIEGSGVSKHSDELDLANASSSSVLGDEGKKIPAEQMNDIESVQKDKAANEHKQSDHLQGEEDEDDEAELNMKGVENKDIESSITFAEKPKIDSRSSPIGGKVHIEGSITLPEKPEGSKINSRCNPVGGKMPAKAMKSENSGEAILQKNQNPEDVKKFFKFWCEHCQIGCRSAINMAVHEKGKKHIAQIRTLKQDNEDVKLDVGKNVKSVVKQEDFKEKFKYWCEQCQVGCRTEKMLVSHEKGKKHMARLRVVEQDVHAVEASEANIGKAEAVDFLNEEATENVYGKEHTPATTTTIAAITDATVEMSNEIVMNNIDGEVDENREPLATTTTITAITAATSEIPDDEVMINVGGEVNEQEALADATTMTPVTDATGETSNEEVKEQEILAGIRNTTTTITSITAATSEMPDEEVMENIGGQVDEQADATTMTPVTDATGETSSEEVKERVGGEVKEADIRTMPSIADATCEMLNEELMEIVGGKVNNEEAFSTTTIITDAIVEVANDEGMNFLPLEVNGEGENFKLNASEEDMTEADGK
- the LOC113319841 gene encoding uncharacterized protein LOC113319841 isoform X1; translation: MDFRFRPENRNAPSPPYFFPPNSHNINYFAEQAMRAGYFNNGIISRDFFSDSNPVREEAIQREIEKRRIREEIIAAELIRRRELEDEVRREMAMERQLGFPLLNNQVVDNNLNNQIIDASSSRLQDRFSISLQPEVGSFGRLPFQRHPDGVKITELKPAIPSITGIKRKITAIGVNGFALCSSKKKPQKEWSCALCEVSATSEKALDSHLQGRKHKARELGLMRAKGAISLDIEGSGVSKHSDELDLANASSSSVLGDEGKKIPAEQMNDIESVQKDKAANEHKQSDHLQGEEDEDDEAELNMKGVENKDIESSITFAEKPKIDSRSSPIGGKVHIEGSITLPEKPEGSKINSRCNPVGGKMPAKAMKSENSGEAILQKNQNPEDVKKFFKFWCEHCQIGCRSAINMAVHEKGKKHIAQIRTLKQDNEDVKLDVGKNVKSVVKQEDFKEKFKYWCEQCQVGCRTEKMLVSHEKGKKHMARLRVVEQDVHAVEASEANIGKAEAVDFLNEEATENVYGKEHTPATTTTIAAITDATVEMSNEIVMNNIDGEVDENREPLATTTTITAITAATSEIPDDEVMINVGGEVNEQEALADATTMTPVTDATGETSNEEVKEQEILAGIRNTTTTITSITAATSEMPDEEVMENIGGQVDEQADATTMTPVTDATGETSSEEVKERVGGEVKEADIRTMPSIADATCEMLNEELMEIVGGKVNNEEAFSTTTIITDAIVEVANDEGMNFLPLEVNGEGENFKLNASEEDMTEADGK